A part of Pseudomonas sp. HR96 genomic DNA contains:
- a CDS encoding phospholipase has protein sequence MRQEDIVVPAVLSETNVAYCTAPWYIQRTEYNPALCTYQALVNGEETFRAVHLAIAAATKSVDIICWGFQPSMFFIRDYRAPSIGELLRSKAAAGVRVRVLGWEMFLNTAGFAGEANLPGKFPNLFGRALQNSTRQQHEYDRLWFFNHAVKDDKAAYRLGGNTPLFVSRGFNALERLKIGWEVGREAHDTEISAAMLNTLMSTATHHQKSVLVDYEDPERAVGFVMGHNMLDEYWDTDAHSALNRSTYDWPEPNGGARGFTPRQDISSKITGPILEHLHHNFAQAWKKETGEDLLQKRPVEALASQLKCAPGKLQMAQLLRTQVQEGARDIEQAYLQAVNNATQFIYIENQYFRWPPLAEAIKKAAADQTRAGRDPGLHGALHLFVVTNATDDGIGKGTVNTQRMLEALGRADTIPELTKLRRIEQLGKQQLSAEELAKKTKEIQNSHIEMEDVPGLKVHVCSLVAKDSPAGQPWMPVYIHSKLMIVNDVFTTHGSANINTRSMQVDSELNIAHEWVSVTTELRRRLWKLHAGEEGAGDDIEETFIAWEEIMKRNNKLMKERSAPSESLVEFHYDNATVWTWD, from the coding sequence ATGAGACAAGAAGACATCGTCGTACCCGCCGTCCTCAGCGAAACCAACGTGGCGTATTGCACGGCACCCTGGTACATCCAGCGCACTGAATACAACCCCGCCCTATGTACTTACCAGGCCCTGGTCAACGGTGAGGAAACCTTCAGGGCCGTGCATCTGGCCATCGCCGCAGCCACCAAGAGTGTGGACATCATCTGCTGGGGATTCCAGCCGTCGATGTTCTTCATTCGCGACTATCGGGCGCCGAGCATAGGCGAGTTGTTACGCAGCAAAGCCGCCGCGGGCGTTCGGGTGCGGGTGCTGGGCTGGGAGATGTTCCTGAACACGGCGGGCTTCGCGGGAGAAGCCAATCTACCGGGCAAATTCCCCAACCTGTTCGGTCGAGCGCTGCAAAACAGCACCCGCCAGCAACATGAATATGATCGCCTATGGTTCTTCAACCATGCCGTAAAGGATGACAAAGCCGCTTACCGCCTTGGGGGCAATACGCCGTTGTTCGTCAGTCGTGGTTTCAACGCGCTGGAGCGACTGAAGATCGGCTGGGAGGTCGGGCGTGAAGCACATGACACCGAAATCAGCGCTGCCATGCTCAATACATTGATGTCCACCGCCACCCACCATCAGAAAAGCGTGCTGGTCGATTATGAAGATCCCGAGCGCGCCGTTGGCTTTGTAATGGGTCACAACATGCTCGACGAGTACTGGGATACCGATGCGCACTCGGCGCTCAATCGCAGTACATATGACTGGCCTGAACCCAACGGCGGGGCGCGCGGCTTTACGCCGCGCCAGGATATCTCGAGCAAGATCACCGGGCCGATACTGGAGCATCTGCACCACAACTTCGCCCAGGCCTGGAAAAAGGAAACCGGCGAAGACCTGTTGCAGAAGCGTCCGGTGGAAGCCCTGGCCAGCCAACTGAAGTGTGCTCCAGGTAAGCTGCAGATGGCTCAGTTGCTGCGCACTCAGGTACAGGAGGGCGCCCGGGATATCGAGCAGGCGTACCTGCAAGCGGTGAACAATGCCACCCAGTTCATCTATATCGAAAACCAGTACTTTCGCTGGCCTCCGCTTGCCGAGGCCATCAAGAAAGCCGCGGCGGACCAGACCCGGGCCGGTCGGGACCCGGGCCTGCACGGCGCCCTGCACTTGTTCGTGGTCACCAACGCCACTGATGACGGCATTGGCAAAGGCACCGTAAACACTCAGCGGATGCTCGAAGCACTGGGCCGGGCGGATACCATCCCCGAACTCACCAAGTTGCGGCGCATCGAGCAGCTTGGGAAACAGCAGTTGTCCGCGGAAGAACTGGCGAAGAAAACCAAGGAAATACAAAACAGCCATATCGAGATGGAGGATGTTCCCGGGCTGAAAGTGCATGTGTGTTCCCTGGTAGCCAAGGATTCACCTGCCGGGCAGCCATGGATGCCCGTGTATATCCATTCCAAGTTGATGATCGTCAATGACGTGTTCACGACGCACGGCTCCGCGAATATCAACACCCGAAGTATGCAGGTCGACAGTGAGCTGAATATTGCGCATGAGTGGGTAAGTGTGACGACGGAGTTGCGGCGCAGATTGTGGAAGCTGCATGCGGGGGAGGAGGGGGCGGGGGATGATATTGAAGAGACGTTCATAGCTTGGGAGGAGATTATGAAGAGGAATAATAAGCTTATGAAGGAGCGGAGTGCTCCATCGGAGTCATTGGTGGAATTTCACTATGATAACGCAACCGTTTGGACTTGGGATTGA
- a CDS encoding MFS transporter, with the protein MTQAPSHARRDTLLIALAFLVVMIGTTLPTPLYSLYEQRLDFGPTWLTLIFSIYAGGVIAALVIAGGWSDQLGRRPMMFAAIAMSAISAVLFLSWQSIPGLFAGRLFSGFSAGIMTGTGTVAVIELAPRTWRGAATLLATGANMLGLGLGPLLAGLGSQYLPWPLQLPYAAHLLLLAVAALCVSIARESAQRPPAPRLRVQRPGIPVQVRPVFVPACIAGLAGFSVAGLFTSMVPSIMGQLMAQHAGAAIGAVICTFFIASTAGQALMKWLPPQQHMNLGCAALMLGMLAFGASIASQQVTLLLVGAVVSGLGQGVAFRAGMAAVSAATPTEQKAAVTSALFIVFYISMSVPVIAVGVSVPGFGLSHVGEFFAGLVALVALAALLSMRRVQARRAG; encoded by the coding sequence ATGACCCAAGCACCGAGCCACGCCCGCCGCGACACCTTGCTGATTGCCCTGGCCTTTCTGGTGGTGATGATCGGCACCACTCTGCCCACTCCTCTTTATTCGCTCTACGAGCAGCGCCTGGATTTCGGGCCGACCTGGCTGACGTTGATTTTTTCCATCTATGCCGGCGGGGTGATCGCCGCGCTGGTGATTGCCGGGGGTTGGTCCGACCAGCTCGGGAGGCGACCGATGATGTTCGCCGCCATCGCCATGTCGGCGATCAGCGCGGTGCTGTTTCTGAGTTGGCAATCGATTCCGGGGCTGTTCGCCGGGCGGCTGTTTTCAGGTTTCTCGGCGGGCATCATGACCGGCACTGGCACGGTGGCGGTGATCGAGCTGGCACCCAGGACCTGGCGCGGCGCCGCAACACTGCTGGCCACCGGCGCCAACATGCTCGGCCTGGGCCTAGGGCCGCTGTTGGCGGGGCTAGGCTCACAATACCTGCCGTGGCCGTTGCAGTTGCCCTATGCCGCACACCTGTTGCTGCTCGCCGTGGCAGCGCTGTGCGTCAGCATTGCCCGCGAGAGCGCTCAGCGCCCGCCGGCGCCCAGGCTGCGCGTGCAACGGCCCGGGATCCCTGTTCAGGTGCGCCCCGTGTTCGTGCCGGCCTGCATCGCCGGGCTGGCCGGTTTCAGCGTCGCCGGCTTGTTCACCTCGATGGTGCCGTCGATCATGGGCCAGCTCATGGCGCAGCACGCCGGCGCTGCCATCGGCGCGGTGATCTGCACATTCTTCATTGCCTCCACTGCCGGCCAGGCCTTGATGAAATGGCTGCCGCCGCAGCAGCACATGAACCTTGGCTGCGCCGCGCTGATGCTCGGTATGCTCGCCTTTGGCGCCAGCATCGCCAGCCAGCAAGTGACCTTGCTACTGGTCGGTGCAGTGGTTTCCGGGCTCGGCCAGGGCGTCGCCTTTCGAGCCGGCATGGCTGCGGTCAGCGCCGCGACGCCGACCGAGCAAAAGGCAGCCGTGACCTCGGCGCTGTTCATCGTGTTTTACATATCCATGTCGGTACCGGTGATCGCCGTCGGCGTCAGCGTGCCCGGTTTCGGCCTGAGCCACGTCGGCGAATTCTTCGCCGGCCTGGTCGCCCTGGTGGCGCTCGCGGCGCTGCTGAGCATGCGCCGGGTGCAGGCACGCAGGGCCGGTTGA
- a CDS encoding substrate-binding periplasmic protein: MGCRTNQSPVNTRGWRLPGAAALLLVLLTGHAASAPRLLELYLPEAPPLTMQGPMGVTGIVGEVTVKAAQLAGVDLKPKSLPWARAQRIVQKGQDLLIIPLSRTPDREDAYTWIAPVISMDRAFFSLDKRVESFQQARSTYARIAVGMGSAQERKLRDEGFSDEQIHPLKIGENPAQLLLLGRVDAWFNGVPESQYIWRQVSAQPLLMSPALMRSDLYLACSKDCQPELVERLRAAVQQLRKDGTLQRIVEAYQLPAGQ; the protein is encoded by the coding sequence ATGGGATGTCGGACCAACCAGTCACCTGTCAATACCAGAGGCTGGCGCCTGCCCGGCGCCGCTGCACTACTGCTCGTCCTGCTCACCGGGCACGCAGCTTCAGCGCCGCGGCTGCTGGAGCTGTACCTGCCCGAAGCGCCGCCGTTGACCATGCAAGGCCCGATGGGTGTGACCGGCATCGTCGGCGAGGTCACGGTCAAGGCCGCGCAACTGGCCGGCGTCGACCTCAAGCCAAAGAGCCTGCCCTGGGCGCGAGCCCAGCGCATCGTGCAAAAAGGCCAGGACCTGCTGATCATCCCGTTGTCGCGCACCCCCGACCGCGAAGACGCCTACACCTGGATTGCCCCGGTGATCAGCATGGATCGGGCCTTCTTCAGCCTCGACAAGCGCGTCGAGAGCTTCCAGCAAGCGCGCAGTACCTACGCCCGCATCGCCGTCGGCATGGGCAGCGCCCAGGAGCGCAAGCTGCGTGACGAAGGCTTCAGCGACGAGCAGATCCACCCGCTGAAAATCGGCGAGAACCCGGCGCAGCTGTTGCTGCTCGGCCGCGTCGACGCCTGGTTCAATGGCGTGCCCGAGAGCCAGTACATCTGGCGCCAGGTCTCGGCACAGCCGTTGCTGATGAGCCCGGCGCTGATGCGCTCGGACCTCTACCTGGCGTGTTCGAAAGACTGCCAGCCCGAGCTGGTCGAGCGCCTGCGCGCCGCCGTGCAGCAGCTGCGCAAAGACGGCACGCTGCAGCGCATCGTCGAGGCGTACCAGCTGCCAGCTGGGCAATAG
- a CDS encoding glycoside hydrolase family 5 protein — protein sequence MNNLVRALSAATLGLTLSLAHAAQPPSDGGGAPLVHLNVAAAGWGGSALPGIEGKHYVFPNALYLDKWQQGGIRVIRFSILWERLQPTLMGDFADAYAERIDEFLDQAAERNMGVIIDIHNYGRYYGKIIGTDEVPTSAYEDLMKRVAKRWSHNPATHGYDLMNEPYGDADQHWRDNAQAGIDGVRSFDKSKPIYVEGRSFSNTAMFPTINADLLDLKDPADNLVYSAHLYLDEGSSGAYKKPISGNFDPMLGVNRVKPFIEWLKANHKHGQIGEFGVPDNDPRWLMAMDNLLAYLHEQCVPLAYWAAGPWWDKDPVAIEPIDGKPRPQWAVLSKWVDKPNQCP from the coding sequence ATGAACAACCTTGTACGAGCACTCAGCGCCGCCACCCTGGGCTTGACGCTGTCGCTGGCCCACGCCGCGCAACCGCCGAGCGACGGCGGCGGGGCGCCACTGGTGCACCTCAACGTCGCCGCCGCCGGCTGGGGCGGCAGCGCCCTGCCGGGCATCGAGGGCAAGCACTATGTGTTTCCCAACGCGCTCTATCTGGATAAATGGCAGCAGGGCGGCATCCGCGTGATCCGCTTCTCGATTCTCTGGGAGCGGCTGCAGCCGACCCTGATGGGCGATTTCGCCGACGCCTACGCCGAGCGCATCGATGAATTCCTCGACCAGGCGGCCGAGCGCAACATGGGTGTGATCATCGACATCCACAACTACGGTCGTTACTACGGCAAAATCATCGGCACCGATGAAGTGCCGACTTCAGCCTATGAAGACTTGATGAAGCGGGTGGCCAAGCGCTGGAGCCACAACCCGGCGACCCACGGCTATGACCTGATGAACGAACCGTACGGCGACGCCGACCAGCACTGGCGGGACAACGCCCAGGCGGGCATCGACGGGGTGCGCAGCTTCGACAAAAGCAAGCCGATCTACGTTGAGGGTCGTTCGTTTTCCAACACGGCGATGTTTCCAACCATCAACGCCGACCTGCTGGACCTGAAAGACCCGGCCGACAACCTGGTGTATTCCGCGCATCTCTATCTGGATGAAGGCAGCAGCGGTGCCTACAAGAAACCTATCAGCGGCAACTTCGATCCGATGCTGGGGGTCAATCGCGTCAAGCCTTTCATCGAATGGCTCAAGGCCAACCACAAGCATGGGCAGATCGGTGAGTTCGGCGTGCCGGACAACGACCCGCGCTGGTTGATGGCCATGGACAACCTGCTGGCCTACCTGCACGAGCAGTGCGTGCCGCTGGCCTATTGGGCGGCCGGGCCCTGGTGGGACAAGGACCCGGTAGCCATCGAACCCATCGACGGTAAGCCGCGTCCGCAGTGGGCGGTGCTGTCGAAGTGGGTCGACAAGCCCAATCAGTGTCCTTGA
- a CDS encoding dienelactone hydrolase family protein, with the protein MTQAQPHTPAGSTVTYQRPDGKSVNGYLATPARPEGAPAIVVIQEWWGLNPQILGVADRLASAGYLVLVPDLFRGATTVEEEEAHHLMSGLDFADAANQDIRGAVLYLKQHARHVGVTGFCMGGALTLLALNFIPEVAAGVVFYGMPPLEYLDPAAIKAPVQAHWAIQDEFFPIATVDQLEEKFSAGGVRLESHRYLAHHAFTNETAVGPGRIAGTQYDAVWAQLAWDRALTFFGRTLWG; encoded by the coding sequence ATGACCCAAGCCCAGCCCCATACCCCCGCCGGCAGCACCGTCACCTACCAGCGCCCCGACGGCAAGTCGGTCAACGGCTACCTGGCCACGCCCGCCAGGCCCGAGGGGGCTCCAGCGATCGTGGTGATTCAGGAGTGGTGGGGGCTCAACCCGCAGATTCTCGGGGTTGCCGACCGCCTGGCCAGCGCCGGTTACCTCGTGCTGGTGCCGGACCTGTTTCGCGGCGCCACCACCGTGGAAGAAGAAGAGGCGCACCACCTGATGAGCGGCCTGGACTTCGCCGATGCGGCCAACCAGGACATTCGCGGCGCCGTGCTCTACCTCAAGCAACACGCCCGCCACGTCGGCGTCACCGGCTTTTGCATGGGCGGCGCGCTGACCTTGCTGGCGCTCAATTTCATCCCCGAAGTCGCTGCCGGGGTAGTGTTCTACGGCATGCCGCCGCTGGAATACCTGGACCCGGCGGCCATCAAGGCACCGGTGCAGGCCCACTGGGCGATCCAGGACGAGTTCTTTCCCATCGCCACGGTCGACCAGCTGGAGGAGAAATTCAGCGCCGGGGGCGTGCGCCTCGAATCCCACCGCTACCTGGCGCACCATGCCTTCACCAACGAAACCGCCGTCGGCCCGGGGCGGATCGCCGGCACCCAGTACGACGCGGTCTGGGCCCAGTTGGCCTGGGACCGCGCGCTGACCTTTTTCGGCCGCACTTTGTGGGGCTGA
- a CDS encoding GntR family transcriptional regulator, with product MNSLINLRPDETQATPLYLQLARNLEAAIHAGQWKADQALPSERSLSEDLKVSRVTARKALEVLEQQGLIRRHQGSGTFITPRLEQPLSRLSSFSEMLRSKGFTSGSQWLRREIALPSHEELIRLSLSPTEQVARLERLRMADGIVMAVEFSTLPAALLPDPQAIGDSLYAHLDAIGRPVVRALQHIRAINASAEMAALVGIAAGTAMLRMTRIGYLADKTAIELTDTYCRDDYYDFVAELRR from the coding sequence ATGAATTCGCTCATCAATCTGCGCCCCGACGAAACCCAGGCCACGCCGCTGTACCTGCAGCTGGCGCGCAATCTGGAGGCGGCCATCCACGCCGGCCAGTGGAAGGCCGACCAGGCGCTGCCCTCCGAGCGCAGCCTGAGCGAAGACCTCAAGGTGTCGCGGGTCACCGCCCGCAAGGCGCTCGAGGTGCTCGAGCAGCAAGGCCTGATCCGCCGCCACCAGGGCTCCGGCACCTTCATCACGCCACGTCTGGAGCAGCCACTGTCGCGCCTGTCCAGCTTCAGCGAGATGCTCCGGTCCAAGGGCTTCACCTCCGGCTCGCAGTGGCTGCGCCGGGAAATTGCCCTGCCCAGCCACGAAGAGTTGATCCGCCTGAGCCTGTCGCCCACCGAACAGGTCGCCCGGCTCGAACGCCTGCGCATGGCCGACGGCATTGTCATGGCGGTGGAGTTCAGCACCCTGCCCGCCGCCCTGCTGCCCGACCCCCAGGCCATTGGCGACTCGCTCTACGCCCACCTCGACGCCATCGGCCGGCCTGTGGTGCGGGCGCTGCAACATATTCGCGCGATCAATGCCAGCGCCGAGATGGCCGCTCTGGTGGGCATTGCAGCGGGCACCGCAATGCTGCGCATGACCCGTATCGGCTACCTGGCCGACAAGACCGCCATTGAACTGACCGACACCTACTGCCGCGACGACTACTACGACTTCGTCGCCGAACTGCGCCGCTGA
- the nagA gene encoding N-acetylglucosamine-6-phosphate deacetylase, which translates to MSDFNIFTPQGWVRGQLQHHAGRVLSVPETPCNPADNDLPYLLPGFIDLHVHGGGGSDIMQGAASFATIARTHLRFGTTALLATTMTAPPAQIREVLGALGDYCQQRPAATARVLGVHLEGPYINPGKLGAQPNHARTALLEELDQLLALAPIKVITLAPEVAGHVELIEHLVQRGVGVQIGHTLGSYEDGVQALAAGATSFTHLYNAMSPLHHREPGIVGAALAHARYAEVIPDLLHVHPGAIRVALRAIPCLYCVTDSTAATGMPDGQYKLGSHTVTKCLGGVRLADGTLAGSTLTMDQALRNLVQIGLPLAEASQRLSQFPADYLGITERGRLQPGSWADAVYLDRDLNVTAVMVEGEYLEP; encoded by the coding sequence ATGTCCGATTTCAATATCTTCACGCCCCAAGGCTGGGTCCGCGGCCAGCTGCAGCACCACGCCGGTCGCGTGCTCAGCGTGCCCGAGACACCCTGCAACCCGGCTGACAACGACCTGCCCTATCTGCTGCCGGGCTTCATCGACCTGCACGTGCACGGCGGTGGCGGCAGCGACATCATGCAAGGCGCCGCCAGTTTCGCCACTATCGCCCGCACCCACCTGCGCTTCGGCACCACGGCGCTGCTGGCGACCACCATGACCGCCCCACCGGCGCAGATCCGCGAGGTGCTGGGCGCGCTCGGCGACTACTGCCAGCAGCGCCCCGCTGCCACGGCGCGGGTGCTGGGCGTGCACCTGGAAGGCCCCTACATCAACCCGGGCAAGCTCGGCGCGCAGCCCAACCATGCGCGCACGGCGCTGCTCGAGGAGCTCGACCAACTGCTGGCTCTGGCCCCGATCAAGGTGATCACCCTGGCCCCGGAAGTCGCCGGCCATGTCGAGCTGATCGAGCATCTGGTGCAACGCGGGGTCGGCGTGCAGATCGGCCACACCCTGGGCAGCTATGAAGACGGCGTGCAGGCCCTGGCCGCCGGCGCCACCAGCTTCACCCACCTGTACAACGCCATGAGCCCGCTGCACCACCGCGAGCCAGGCATCGTCGGCGCGGCGCTGGCCCACGCGCGCTATGCCGAGGTGATCCCGGACCTGCTGCACGTGCACCCCGGGGCAATTCGCGTGGCGCTGCGGGCGATCCCCTGCCTCTATTGCGTGACCGATTCGACCGCCGCCACCGGCATGCCGGACGGCCAATACAAGCTGGGCAGCCACACGGTGACCAAGTGCCTGGGCGGCGTGCGCCTGGCCGACGGCACCCTGGCCGGCAGCACCCTGACCATGGACCAGGCGCTGCGCAACCTGGTGCAGATCGGCCTGCCACTGGCCGAGGCGTCCCAGCGCCTGTCGCAATTCCCTGCCGACTACCTGGGGATCACCGAGCGTGGCCGCCTGCAACCCGGTAGCTGGGCGGATGCCGTCTACCTTGATCGCGACCTGAACGTCACCGCGGTGATGGTCGAAGGAGAATACCTTGAACCCTGA
- a CDS encoding SIS domain-containing protein, producing the protein MLEEALASGLRVADQLSQLEPRLVRLAEQLRELDPGVLLTVARGSSDHAASYFAYLATQMTGVPVASLPMSVVTLHASPLKVRGQAAVAFSQSGQSPDLVETLQRLGEHGALNIALVNAEGSPLERACQVVLPLCAGPELSVAATKSFICTLSASARLLAHWQCDSALLAAGERLPDDLQRAAQQDWSPAVQALQGSERLLVIGRGLGFAVAQEAALKFKETSALQAEAFSGAEVRHGPMALVEQDYPLLIFALRGAEQAGLLALAADMRERGAKVLLAAPDDIAERDLTLVRAGHPSLDPLLAIQSFYVMAASLARARGLDPDQPRHLSKVTRTR; encoded by the coding sequence ATGCTCGAAGAAGCCTTGGCGTCGGGGCTGCGCGTCGCCGACCAGCTCAGTCAGCTGGAGCCGCGCCTGGTGCGACTCGCCGAGCAGCTGCGCGAGCTTGACCCCGGCGTGCTGCTGACGGTGGCGCGTGGCAGCTCCGACCATGCTGCCAGTTATTTCGCCTACCTGGCCACGCAGATGACCGGCGTACCGGTGGCGTCCCTGCCGATGTCGGTGGTCACCCTGCACGCTTCGCCGCTCAAGGTTCGCGGCCAGGCGGCCGTGGCGTTTTCCCAGTCCGGACAGAGCCCGGACCTGGTCGAGACCCTGCAGCGGCTGGGCGAGCACGGTGCGTTGAATATCGCCCTGGTCAACGCCGAGGGTTCGCCCCTGGAGCGCGCCTGTCAGGTGGTGCTGCCGTTGTGCGCCGGGCCGGAACTCAGCGTGGCGGCGACCAAGAGCTTCATCTGCACCCTGAGTGCCAGCGCCAGGCTGCTCGCCCACTGGCAGTGCGACTCGGCACTGCTGGCCGCGGGCGAGCGTCTGCCCGACGACCTGCAACGGGCCGCGCAACAGGACTGGTCGCCCGCCGTGCAGGCCCTGCAAGGCAGCGAACGGTTGCTGGTGATCGGCCGCGGTCTGGGGTTTGCGGTGGCCCAGGAGGCGGCCTTGAAGTTCAAGGAGACCTCGGCCCTGCAGGCCGAGGCGTTCAGCGGCGCCGAAGTGCGCCATGGCCCCATGGCCCTGGTCGAGCAGGACTATCCCCTGCTGATCTTCGCCCTGCGCGGCGCCGAACAGGCCGGGCTGCTGGCGCTGGCCGCCGACATGCGCGAGCGCGGCGCCAAGGTGCTGCTGGCCGCGCCGGACGACATCGCCGAGCGTGACCTGACCCTGGTGCGCGCCGGCCACCCCAGCCTCGACCCGCTGCTGGCGATCCAGTCGTTCTACGTCATGGCCGCGAGCCTGGCCCGGGCCAGGGGGCTGGACCCCGATCAACCGCGGCACCTGAGCAAGGTGACGCGCACCCGCTGA